From the genome of Chlorocebus sabaeus isolate Y175 chromosome 2, mChlSab1.0.hap1, whole genome shotgun sequence, one region includes:
- the LOC140708737 gene encoding small nuclear ribonucleoprotein E: MAYRGQGQKVQKVMVQPINLIFRYLQNRSRIQVWLYEQVNMRIEGCIIGFDEYMNLVLDDAEEIHSKTKSRKQLGRIMLKGDNITLLQSVSN; this comes from the coding sequence ATGGCGTACCGTGGCCAGGGCCAGAAAGTGCAGAAGGTTATGGTGCAGCCCATCAACCTCATCTTCAGATACTTACAAAATAGATCGCGGATTCAGGTGTGGCTCTACGAGCAAGTGAATATGCGGATAGAAGGCTGTATCATTGGTTTTGATGAATATATGAACCTTGTATTAGATGATGCAGAAGAGATTCATTCTAAAACAAAGTCAAGAAAACAACTGGGTCGGATCATGCTGAAAGGAGATAATATTACTCTGCTACAAAGTGTCTCCAACTAG